A single window of Flavobacterium aestivum DNA harbors:
- the rpsL gene encoding 30S ribosomal protein S12 → MPTIQQLVRTGRTQITKKSKSVALDSCPQRRGVCTRVYTTTPKKPNSAMRKVARVRLTNGNEVNAYIPGEGHNLQEHSIVLVRGGRVKDLPGVRYHIVRGALDTSGVAGRTQRRSKYGAKRPKEAKK, encoded by the coding sequence ATGCCAACAATTCAACAATTAGTAAGAACAGGAAGAACTCAGATAACTAAGAAGAGTAAATCGGTTGCTTTAGATTCTTGTCCTCAAAGAAGAGGGGTTTGTACGCGTGTTTACACTACAACGCCAAAAAAACCAAACTCTGCAATGCGTAAAGTAGCGCGTGTACGTTTGACAAATGGTAATGAAGTGAATGCTTACATCCCTGGAGAAGGACACAATTTACAAGAACACTCGATAGTATTAGTTAGGGGTGGAAGGGTAAAAGATTTGCCAGGAGTAAGATATCACATCGTTCGTGGTGCGCTTGATACGTCAGGAGTAGCAGGAAGAACGCAAAGAAGATCTAAGTACGGAGCAAAACGACCAAAAGAAGCAAAAAAGTAA